A region from the Riemerella anatipestifer genome encodes:
- a CDS encoding RagB/SusD family nutrient uptake outer membrane protein, translating to MKKFLIYTCFLGAFLTAESCRDSYLDTVPTSDISAESITQTADNMMLSINGMHRSMYTRQDSQGQSGQSGIMIIMDALGDDLVFPSVGNSWYISSVRWLGHQDENSSDALYPWKFYYKLIRNANVLIKDGNDASGSEVTKKNALGQAYAFRAFCHFQLVQLYAKRYDGTPNPKGIPLRLEPTDDPLARSSVEEVYKQINADLDKSIELLNGISRVHKSHFNVEVVRGIKARVALVLGNYKEAAEQAKLARQGFTLMSNSTYKAGFNSLDNPEWIWGSSIKEDQTAYFANFGAYMSRNFSSTNIRQNPKAMNKLLYSKFPSTDVRTQVVDPTGKHLSLSLPSNFAKYPYTSQKFLAVGTGDSRMDVPYMRAAEMYLIEAEALARLGKEPESKVVFTEFSKNRNPAYVATTATGEAYINEILDSRRIELWGEGFRFLDLKRLNQPLNRTGSNHNSVVVNNVFEVSAGDSRWTFLIPRRELNANPLLEQN from the coding sequence ATGAAAAAATTTTTAATATATACGTGTTTTTTAGGAGCATTTTTAACTGCAGAATCTTGTAGAGACTCTTATCTTGACACAGTTCCTACTAGTGATATTTCAGCAGAAAGCATTACTCAAACAGCAGATAACATGATGCTTTCTATAAATGGTATGCATAGAAGTATGTATACTAGACAGGATAGCCAAGGACAATCAGGGCAATCAGGTATTATGATTATAATGGATGCCTTAGGGGATGATTTAGTATTTCCTAGCGTGGGTAATAGTTGGTATATATCTTCTGTAAGATGGTTGGGTCATCAAGATGAAAATTCTTCTGATGCTCTATATCCTTGGAAGTTTTATTATAAACTTATAAGAAATGCTAATGTTTTGATAAAAGATGGTAATGATGCTTCAGGGAGTGAAGTTACTAAAAAGAACGCTCTAGGTCAAGCTTATGCCTTTAGAGCATTTTGTCATTTTCAATTAGTACAATTATATGCTAAGAGATATGATGGAACACCCAATCCTAAGGGTATTCCATTAAGATTAGAACCTACTGATGATCCACTAGCAAGATCTTCAGTAGAGGAAGTTTATAAACAAATTAATGCTGATTTAGATAAATCAATAGAGCTTTTAAACGGAATTAGTAGAGTACATAAGTCACACTTTAATGTTGAAGTAGTAAGAGGTATCAAAGCAAGAGTAGCACTGGTTTTAGGAAATTACAAAGAGGCTGCCGAGCAGGCAAAACTAGCAAGACAAGGTTTTACTTTAATGAGCAATAGTACTTACAAGGCTGGTTTTAACAGCTTAGATAATCCAGAATGGATTTGGGGTAGCTCTATTAAAGAAGATCAAACAGCCTATTTTGCTAATTTCGGGGCTTATATGTCTAGAAATTTTAGTTCTACTAATATCAGACAGAATCCAAAGGCTATGAATAAGTTGCTTTACAGCAAATTTCCTAGCACAGATGTGAGAACGCAAGTAGTGGATCCTACAGGAAAACACCTAAGTTTAAGTTTACCTTCCAATTTTGCTAAGTACCCTTATACCAGTCAAAAATTCTTAGCAGTAGGTACTGGAGATAGTAGAATGGATGTGCCTTATATGAGAGCTGCTGAAATGTATTTAATAGAAGCAGAGGCTCTAGCAAGATTAGGCAAAGAACCTGAATCTAAGGTTGTATTTACCGAATTTTCTAAAAACAGAAATCCAGCTTATGTAGCTACTACTGCTACAGGAGAAGCTTATATCAACGAAATATTAGACAGCCGCCGTATAGAACTGTGGGGAGAAGGCTTTAGATTTTTAGATTTAAAGAGACTTAACCAACCTCTTAACAGAACAGGCAGCAATCATAATAGTGTTGTAGTTAATAATGTATTTGAGGTATCAGCAGGGGACTCTCGTTGGACTTTCTTGATACCTAGAAGGGAGTTAAATGCAAATCCTCTTCTCGAACAGAATTAA
- a CDS encoding M20/M25/M40 family metallo-hydrolase: MKCTLKSMSATLLFSITTVAFAQTSHPIVEKMINETYQNSQLEKLGYELIDKIGPRLVGSPKMQQAHNWAVNQFKSWGISAKNEPWGEWRSWERGTSQITLTQPYIKSLEGRQLAFSPATTKNGVEAELITMPVFKTKAEFDTFLKGVKGKIVMISPYEPSGRPDYNWKEYATEESYKKYKEESEKRNKEWAASMKTIDHTARTIQKPIEEAGAVGIVTSTWSGGFGVSRIFNATTSKIPVVDIALEDYGQLYRMVQYGDRPKINLNVQSKNHGTAKTFNTIAELPGTTHKDEYVILSAHIDSWDGASGAVDNGTGVITMMEVARILKKYYPNPKRTIIVGLWGSEEQGLNGSRAFVSDNKDKLPKIQAVFNQDNGTGRIQYINGSGFVHAYNYLQKWIAPAPEYIKKELKYTFPGSASGGSSDHVSFVAAGVPAFMLGSLNWSYGTYTWHTNRDTYDKIVFDDLKHNVALIATMTYMASEDPEQSNREKMVLPINPTTGKQYEWPEIKEPTRKGGF; encoded by the coding sequence ATGAAGTGTACTTTAAAATCTATGAGTGCTACTTTGTTGTTTTCTATCACGACAGTAGCCTTCGCTCAAACCTCCCACCCTATTGTAGAAAAAATGATAAATGAAACCTATCAAAATTCTCAATTAGAAAAACTAGGATACGAGCTAATTGATAAAATAGGACCAAGATTGGTAGGAAGCCCAAAAATGCAACAAGCTCACAATTGGGCGGTAAACCAATTCAAATCTTGGGGAATTTCAGCAAAAAATGAACCTTGGGGCGAGTGGCGTTCTTGGGAAAGAGGTACTTCTCAAATCACCCTTACACAGCCTTACATCAAATCTTTGGAAGGGAGACAACTGGCATTCAGCCCTGCTACAACAAAAAATGGAGTGGAAGCAGAACTTATTACAATGCCTGTATTTAAAACCAAAGCCGAGTTTGATACTTTTTTAAAAGGGGTAAAGGGAAAAATTGTAATGATTAGCCCATACGAACCTAGCGGAAGACCTGATTATAACTGGAAAGAATATGCTACAGAAGAATCCTACAAAAAATATAAGGAAGAATCTGAAAAAAGAAATAAAGAGTGGGCTGCTTCTATGAAAACCATTGACCATACAGCACGCACTATTCAGAAACCTATCGAGGAAGCAGGTGCAGTAGGCATCGTTACCTCCACTTGGAGTGGTGGGTTTGGGGTTAGTAGAATTTTCAATGCTACCACATCTAAAATTCCTGTTGTAGATATTGCGTTAGAAGATTATGGTCAGCTTTACAGAATGGTACAATATGGCGACCGCCCTAAAATCAATCTAAATGTTCAAAGTAAAAACCACGGCACTGCTAAAACTTTCAATACAATAGCAGAGCTCCCTGGTACTACTCATAAAGACGAATATGTTATCTTGTCTGCCCACATAGATTCTTGGGACGGTGCATCTGGTGCGGTGGATAATGGTACTGGCGTTATTACTATGATGGAGGTAGCTCGTATCCTCAAAAAATACTATCCTAACCCTAAAAGAACTATTATAGTTGGTCTATGGGGAAGCGAGGAACAAGGGCTAAATGGCAGCCGTGCTTTCGTATCGGATAACAAAGATAAATTACCTAAAATACAAGCTGTTTTTAACCAAGACAACGGTACTGGTAGGATACAATACATCAATGGTTCGGGCTTTGTGCACGCCTACAATTACCTCCAAAAATGGATTGCTCCTGCACCTGAATACATCAAAAAGGAATTAAAATACACCTTCCCTGGCTCTGCAAGTGGCGGAAGTAGCGACCATGTTTCTTTTGTAGCCGCTGGTGTACCAGCCTTTATGCTAGGCTCTTTAAACTGGTCATACGGTACTTATACTTGGCATACCAATAGAGATACTTACGATAAAATAGTTTTTGATGATTTAAAGCACAATGTGGCACTCATCGCTACAATGACCTATATGGCGAGTGAAGACCCTGAACAAAGCAATCGTGAAAAGATGGTTTTACCAATCAACCCAACTACAGGAAAACAATACGAATGGCCTGAAATTAAAGAGCCTACTCGTAAAGGAGGGTTTTAA
- a CDS encoding class I SAM-dependent methyltransferase, translated as MKIKDHFLSQEIFEIKETSIKGILKTYPVPENIGKYYESDKYISHHQDSGSLKEFVYKFIQSFNIKYKARIVRENLSSPDSKDCKILDYGCGAGEFIKSLENKYITYGYEPNEKARNFAKKKSSKTKFIDSLNEIEDNTLDIISLWHVFEHIENQKEILDLFKQKLKPDGTLIIAVPNYKSYDAERYQDFWAAYDVPRHLFHFSREGMETLMQQEQLKIKKIAPLLLDAFYISILSEKYKKNKLFWLFGGIYGAISNFKASKTGGFSSLIYIVKKN; from the coding sequence ATGAAGATAAAAGACCATTTTCTTTCTCAAGAGATTTTTGAAATTAAAGAAACCTCTATCAAAGGTATCTTAAAAACATATCCCGTACCTGAAAACATCGGTAAATATTATGAGAGTGATAAGTACATTTCCCATCATCAGGACAGTGGTAGTTTAAAGGAATTTGTTTATAAATTTATACAAAGTTTCAACATTAAATACAAAGCTAGAATTGTCAGGGAAAATCTTTCCTCCCCTGATTCTAAAGACTGTAAAATTTTAGACTACGGTTGTGGAGCAGGTGAATTTATAAAATCCCTAGAAAATAAATACATTACTTACGGATACGAACCCAACGAAAAAGCTAGAAACTTCGCTAAGAAAAAAAGTTCTAAAACAAAATTTATAGACTCTCTGAACGAAATAGAAGATAATACATTAGACATTATAAGCCTATGGCACGTATTTGAACATATAGAAAATCAGAAAGAAATACTAGATTTATTCAAGCAAAAATTAAAACCTGATGGAACACTCATTATTGCTGTTCCCAATTATAAATCTTACGATGCCGAAAGATACCAAGATTTTTGGGCTGCTTATGATGTACCTAGACACCTATTTCATTTCTCAAGAGAAGGAATGGAAACACTAATGCAACAAGAACAACTTAAAATAAAAAAAATAGCACCTCTCCTACTTGATGCGTTTTATATTTCTATACTTAGCGAAAAATACAAAAAAAATAAACTTTTTTGGCTTTTTGGAGGTATCTACGGAGCAATTTCTAATTTTAAAGCATCAAAAACGGGAGGTTTTTCTAGTTTGATATATATAGTCAAAAAAAATTAG
- the mnmG gene encoding tRNA uridine-5-carboxymethylaminomethyl(34) synthesis enzyme MnmG codes for MINEVYDVIVVGAGHAGCEAAAAAANLGSKTLLITMNMETIGKMSCNPAMGGIAKGQIVREIDAMGGYSGIVADKSAIQFKMLNLSKGPAMWSPRTQNDRMLFAEEWRLALENTPNLDFFQDMVKQLIIEGNKVAGVITSLGIEIKGKSVVLTNGTFLNGLIHVGDKQLGGGRMGEPKAFGITEQLVDLGFTAGRMKTGTPPRVDGRTLDYSKMEEQPGDENPQKFSYLDTPKLTKQRSCHITYTNEIVHDILRSGFDRSPMFNGTIQSLGPRYCPSIEDKINRFAERNRHQLFVEPEGWKTIEIYVNGFSSSLPEDIQIKAMKHIPGFENVKVFRPGYAIEYDYFPPTQLNHTLETKIIENLYFAGQINGTTGYEEAAGQGLIAGINAHNKVHEKEAFILNRDEAYIGVLIDDLITKGTEEPYRMFTSRAEYRLLLRQDNADIRLTEKSYKLGLAKEERLQKVEDKIKKSEELEDFLKDYSLKPKQINPILESIESSPVDQAYRASQILTRPNMKLELLEEIEDIKNTSKNYSDEVREQAEINIKYRGYIEKEKENVAKLHRLENIKIPEDFDFTKINSLSAEAKQKLNNIRPKTIAQASRISGVSPADINVLLIFLGR; via the coding sequence ATGATAAACGAAGTATATGATGTTATAGTAGTAGGAGCAGGACACGCAGGTTGCGAAGCAGCCGCAGCAGCAGCCAATCTAGGCTCCAAAACACTCCTCATTACGATGAATATGGAAACCATAGGCAAAATGAGTTGCAACCCAGCTATGGGAGGTATCGCCAAAGGGCAAATCGTAAGAGAAATAGACGCTATGGGAGGTTATAGTGGTATTGTAGCAGATAAATCTGCCATACAATTCAAAATGCTCAACCTATCCAAAGGACCTGCAATGTGGTCGCCTAGAACTCAAAACGACCGTATGCTCTTCGCAGAAGAATGGAGATTAGCCCTAGAAAACACACCTAACCTAGACTTCTTCCAAGATATGGTAAAACAGCTCATCATAGAAGGGAACAAAGTTGCAGGGGTCATCACTTCACTTGGGATAGAGATAAAAGGAAAATCCGTAGTATTAACCAATGGCACATTCCTTAATGGACTTATCCACGTTGGCGACAAACAACTCGGCGGCGGAAGAATGGGCGAACCAAAAGCCTTCGGCATTACCGAGCAGCTTGTAGATTTAGGATTTACCGCAGGAAGAATGAAAACAGGAACTCCTCCTAGAGTGGACGGAAGAACACTGGATTACTCCAAAATGGAAGAACAACCCGGAGATGAAAATCCTCAAAAATTCTCCTATCTAGACACGCCAAAACTTACCAAACAACGCTCTTGCCACATTACTTACACCAACGAAATTGTACACGATATACTCCGTTCAGGGTTTGACAGAAGCCCTATGTTCAACGGGACTATACAAAGCCTCGGACCTAGATATTGCCCAAGTATAGAGGATAAAATCAATCGTTTTGCAGAACGAAACAGACATCAACTATTTGTAGAACCCGAAGGTTGGAAAACCATTGAAATCTATGTAAACGGTTTCAGCTCTTCCCTACCCGAAGACATACAAATAAAGGCTATGAAACACATTCCTGGTTTTGAGAATGTAAAAGTATTCCGTCCAGGATATGCTATAGAATACGACTATTTCCCTCCTACACAACTTAATCATACCCTAGAAACCAAAATCATAGAAAACCTTTATTTTGCAGGGCAAATCAATGGAACTACTGGTTACGAAGAAGCCGCAGGACAAGGGCTTATAGCAGGTATCAACGCTCACAATAAAGTACACGAAAAAGAAGCCTTTATTCTCAACAGAGATGAGGCTTATATAGGTGTACTTATAGACGACCTCATCACCAAAGGTACAGAGGAACCTTATAGAATGTTTACCTCTCGTGCAGAATATAGATTGTTACTTAGACAAGACAATGCAGACATTCGTTTAACAGAAAAATCTTATAAACTAGGTCTTGCAAAAGAAGAAAGACTACAAAAAGTTGAAGATAAAATAAAGAAAAGCGAAGAATTAGAAGACTTCTTAAAGGATTATTCCTTAAAACCAAAACAAATTAACCCTATACTTGAAAGTATAGAATCTTCTCCTGTAGACCAAGCCTACCGTGCCTCACAAATTCTTACCAGACCTAATATGAAGTTAGAGCTTTTGGAAGAGATAGAAGATATAAAAAATACAAGCAAAAACTATTCGGACGAAGTAAGAGAACAAGCAGAAATCAATATAAAGTATAGAGGTTACATAGAAAAAGAAAAAGAAAATGTAGCCAAATTACACAGATTGGAAAACATCAAAATCCCCGAAGATTTTGATTTTACAAAAATCAATAGTCTTTCTGCCGAAGCTAAACAAAAACTCAATAATATAAGACCTAAAACCATAGCACAAGCCTCTAGAATAAGTGGCGTTTCTCCTGCTGACATCAATGTGTTACTTATATTTTTAGGAAGATAG
- the ybeY gene encoding rRNA maturation RNase YbeY: MIQFFFEEIEPISISTDISKWLEQIILSEHKKLGKINYIFCDDEYLLKINQEHLQHDYYTDIITFDYVRGNTISGDIFVSLPRISDNASTLSKDYQSEFLRVLAHGVLHLCGYKDKTEEDIKEMRNKEDHYINLFLK, translated from the coding sequence ATGATACAATTCTTTTTTGAAGAAATAGAGCCCATTAGTATATCTACTGACATCAGCAAATGGTTAGAGCAAATCATCTTATCAGAACACAAAAAACTAGGTAAGATAAACTATATATTTTGTGATGACGAGTATCTACTCAAAATAAATCAAGAACATTTACAACACGATTATTACACTGATATTATTACTTTCGACTATGTTAGAGGAAACACCATATCAGGCGATATTTTTGTATCTTTGCCGCGCATTTCAGACAATGCCTCTACCCTATCCAAAGACTATCAGTCAGAATTCCTGAGAGTATTAGCTCACGGCGTTCTACATCTCTGCGGATACAAAGACAAAACAGAAGAAGACATCAAAGAAATGCGAAACAAAGAAGACCATTATATCAATCTATTTTTAAAATAA
- a CDS encoding patatin-like phospholipase family protein, producing the protein MLMKKVLWLSLLLTFFTYKSQVKDNLNTPKKPKIGLVLAGGGAKGFAHVGVLKVLDSLGVKVDYISGTSMGAIVGGLYASGYTGNDIEKIITNTDFYDIIANEKNRKETSFFSKTTDKYLLNIPIKNGKINVLPKAISTGQKNIYMLKDLFKNVSNVEDFAQLPIPFMCVTTNLESGKMKIFEKGDLIKAIMASSAYPSLMDPVKIGDSLYIDGAMTINYPAQPLKEKGMDIIIGVDLSQGLAKREDLQSAISILNQVIDFGIQNETKNQYQYIDINIHPKLDGMNATSYGDKEKILKLGYEEAQKYIDILSKLPKRKHTQLRVASSPIYSNIYKIDSLEVINNKVFSRSYLQGKMNLKVPSLQSYGSINKMIDKLYATNNYNLINYDIIQNNGKNTLQVTVDEDQSRYYLKFGLHYDELFKTGLLINATARRLLLPNSTVSLDVVVGDSPRYYFNYFMDNGYIPGLGVSSSGMKLNLKNNTGTITEDWTWLRNEVFIHSIWRDRYAIGGGLSHDYFKTNNPYINEIKNFINPYFFIKSDTQDDKNFPTRGFYLDAEGKILNLFSDKNSEITPIQVKADLRMNFPISSWLTYNLSLFGGFTTNHEDLSYFYQYRIGGIFEQKLGNFAQMQGHYFGYTSSPNLLTATNNFQFKIQKSYFIIAHFGMANLFNEINLKDMLNINHKGLGITAGYKSPFGQIKINYSNPLNKNKGVFNVILGHWF; encoded by the coding sequence ATGCTTATGAAAAAAGTATTATGGCTGAGTTTACTACTTACATTTTTTACTTACAAATCTCAAGTAAAGGATAATCTAAACACTCCAAAAAAGCCAAAAATAGGGCTTGTTTTGGCAGGTGGCGGCGCTAAAGGTTTTGCTCACGTGGGGGTTCTTAAAGTTTTAGACTCGTTAGGTGTAAAGGTAGATTATATCTCAGGGACGAGTATGGGAGCTATTGTGGGTGGACTATACGCTTCTGGATATACAGGAAACGATATTGAGAAAATAATAACCAATACCGATTTTTACGACATCATTGCTAACGAAAAAAACAGAAAAGAAACTTCCTTTTTCAGCAAAACCACAGACAAATACCTTCTGAATATCCCCATAAAAAATGGTAAAATAAATGTACTCCCTAAGGCTATTTCTACAGGACAGAAGAACATTTATATGCTTAAAGATTTATTTAAGAATGTTTCTAATGTAGAAGACTTTGCTCAACTTCCTATTCCATTTATGTGTGTTACCACAAACCTTGAAAGTGGTAAGATGAAAATCTTTGAAAAAGGAGATTTAATTAAAGCTATTATGGCGAGTTCTGCCTATCCTTCGCTTATGGACCCTGTTAAGATAGGTGATAGCCTTTATATAGATGGTGCTATGACCATCAACTACCCTGCACAACCTCTCAAAGAGAAAGGAATGGATATTATCATAGGGGTAGATTTAAGTCAAGGTTTAGCTAAAAGGGAAGATTTGCAAAGTGCCATTAGTATCCTCAACCAAGTGATAGATTTTGGGATACAGAATGAAACTAAAAATCAATATCAATACATTGACATCAACATACACCCAAAGCTAGACGGTATGAATGCCACCAGCTACGGAGATAAAGAAAAAATACTAAAACTAGGCTACGAAGAAGCTCAAAAATATATCGATATACTATCTAAACTCCCTAAACGGAAACACACCCAACTAAGAGTAGCATCTAGCCCTATTTATTCTAACATTTACAAAATAGATAGTTTGGAGGTGATAAATAATAAGGTATTTAGCCGTTCGTATTTACAGGGTAAAATGAATCTGAAGGTACCATCGTTGCAATCTTATGGAAGCATCAATAAAATGATAGATAAACTATATGCTACCAATAATTATAACCTCATCAATTATGATATTATCCAAAATAACGGCAAAAATACACTCCAAGTTACAGTAGATGAAGACCAAAGCAGATATTATCTAAAGTTTGGGTTACACTACGATGAGTTATTTAAAACAGGGCTACTCATCAATGCTACTGCTAGAAGACTACTACTTCCCAACTCTACTGTATCATTAGATGTTGTAGTGGGAGATAGCCCTAGATATTACTTTAACTATTTTATGGATAATGGCTATATACCAGGGCTTGGAGTTTCCTCTTCAGGAATGAAACTAAACCTCAAAAACAATACGGGTACTATTACGGAGGATTGGACTTGGCTAAGAAACGAAGTATTTATCCACTCTATATGGAGGGACAGATATGCTATAGGGGGAGGGCTTAGCCACGATTATTTTAAAACGAATAATCCCTATATTAACGAAATAAAAAACTTTATCAACCCTTACTTTTTCATAAAGAGTGATACACAGGACGACAAAAACTTCCCTACCAGAGGTTTCTACCTAGATGCTGAAGGTAAAATATTAAATCTATTTAGCGACAAAAACTCCGAAATTACTCCCATACAAGTAAAGGCAGACCTTAGAATGAATTTCCCTATCAGCAGTTGGCTTACCTATAATCTAAGTCTTTTTGGAGGATTTACGACAAACCACGAGGATTTATCTTACTTCTATCAGTACCGTATAGGTGGTATTTTTGAACAAAAACTAGGTAATTTTGCACAAATGCAAGGGCATTATTTCGGATATACAAGTAGCCCAAATCTATTAACTGCAACCAATAATTTTCAGTTTAAGATACAGAAAAGCTATTTCATTATCGCTCATTTCGGTATGGCCAATCTTTTCAATGAAATCAATCTGAAGGATATGCTTAATATCAATCATAAAGGATTAGGTATTACTGCAGGATACAAATCACCTTTTGGACAAATAAAAATAAATTACAGCAATCCACTAAACAAAAACAAAGGAGTGTTTAATGTCATATTAGGACATTGGTTTTAA
- a CDS encoding GYDIA family GHMP kinase, with the protein MEHYFSPGKLLITSEYVVLDGAKALALPTKMGQDLWVEEKEDNNAKIFWETYHQNQLWLSIEIDYRKWKIISTNLRTNAEFILKVLKYLESISLEKFKKGVSYHIKTNLQFPANYGLGSSSTLMANLAKWAKVDAFLLNEKTLGGSGYDVAVALEEQSILYQLKPFREVVPVLFSPKFKDDLLFVHLNQKQDSREGIALYKTREKSKKNIDFFSELTDAVLEADSLAEFSKLMKVHEQKLSEFLGIPTVRELYFSDYPGFIKSLGAWGGDFIMAENFSRAETYFREKGFSDIFNFSDIIL; encoded by the coding sequence ATGGAACATTATTTTTCACCAGGAAAATTACTCATCACTTCCGAATATGTTGTTTTAGACGGTGCTAAAGCTCTGGCATTGCCTACCAAAATGGGGCAAGATTTGTGGGTGGAAGAAAAAGAGGATAACAATGCTAAAATCTTTTGGGAAACTTATCATCAAAACCAGTTGTGGCTGTCTATAGAGATAGACTATCGTAAGTGGAAAATTATTTCTACCAATTTAAGGACTAATGCCGAATTTATTCTAAAGGTATTAAAGTATCTAGAATCTATTTCGTTAGAAAAGTTTAAAAAAGGAGTTTCCTATCATATCAAAACTAATCTTCAGTTTCCTGCCAATTATGGTCTGGGGAGTAGCTCTACGCTTATGGCTAACTTAGCAAAATGGGCAAAAGTAGATGCTTTTCTTCTTAACGAGAAGACATTGGGAGGTAGTGGCTACGATGTAGCAGTAGCGTTAGAAGAACAATCTATATTGTACCAGCTAAAGCCTTTTAGGGAAGTTGTACCTGTGCTTTTTTCACCTAAATTTAAAGACGATTTACTCTTCGTACATCTAAACCAAAAGCAAGATAGTAGAGAAGGTATTGCTCTGTATAAAACAAGAGAAAAGTCTAAAAAGAATATAGACTTTTTTTCAGAACTTACTGATGCGGTGCTAGAAGCAGATAGTTTAGCAGAGTTCTCAAAATTGATGAAAGTACACGAGCAAAAACTTTCTGAATTTTTAGGGATACCTACGGTAAGAGAACTCTATTTTTCGGATTATCCAGGGTTCATAAAAAGTTTAGGAGCTTGGGGTGGAGATTTTATTATGGCAGAGAATTTTTCTAGGGCAGAGACTTACTTTAGGGAGAAAGGTTTTTCTGATATTTTTAATTTTTCGGATATAATTTTATGA
- the pckA gene encoding phosphoenolpyruvate carboxykinase (ATP): MKNLKIIQELHNLGITGYHEVVYNPSYEELHKAEVSDKNKGFEKGAQTESGAVAVKTGIFTGRSPKDRYIVLDDTTKDTIHWDGNVNRPTSPEVFAHCKDLVLQQLSTSKKLYVVDAFCGTNPDTRLKVRFVMEVAWQAHFVTNMFIRPSVHELENFGEPDFVVMNGSKTTNPDWEKQGLNSENFVMFNLTEKIQIIGGTWYGGEMKKGMFAMMNYYLPLKGMASMHCSANVGEKGDVALFFGLSGTGKTTLSADPKRYLIGDDEHGWDNNGVFNYEGGCYAKVIDLTEEKEPDIFRAIKRDALLENVVVNEYGEIDYKDGSITENTRVSYPIYHINKIVLPSKAGHASKIIYLSADAFGVLPPVSILSEDQAQYHFLCGYTSKLAGTERGITEPTPSFSPAFGEAFLTLHPTMYSKTLISKMKEHGAKAYLVNTGWNGTGKRISLKDTRAIIDAILDGSIDNAPKSVVPVMNLEIPTSLPNVSEGILDPRDTYATPAEWEEKAKSLAAKYIKNFEQYTDTEEGKRLVAAGPQL; this comes from the coding sequence ATGAAAAATTTAAAGATTATCCAAGAGTTGCACAATTTAGGGATTACAGGTTATCATGAAGTCGTGTATAATCCTAGTTACGAAGAACTGCATAAAGCAGAGGTTTCTGATAAGAACAAAGGCTTTGAAAAAGGAGCTCAAACAGAATCAGGAGCAGTAGCCGTTAAAACAGGAATTTTTACAGGAAGATCTCCTAAGGATAGATATATCGTATTAGATGATACCACTAAAGATACAATACATTGGGATGGTAATGTTAATAGACCTACCTCTCCAGAGGTTTTTGCACATTGTAAAGATTTGGTACTTCAGCAGCTTTCTACCTCTAAAAAACTTTATGTAGTAGATGCTTTCTGTGGAACTAACCCTGATACTAGACTTAAAGTAAGATTTGTAATGGAGGTGGCTTGGCAAGCACACTTTGTTACCAATATGTTCATCAGACCATCTGTTCACGAGTTAGAAAACTTCGGAGAGCCTGATTTTGTTGTGATGAACGGTTCTAAAACAACTAACCCTGATTGGGAAAAGCAAGGTCTAAACTCTGAAAACTTCGTGATGTTTAACCTTACAGAAAAAATCCAAATTATAGGAGGTACTTGGTACGGTGGAGAGATGAAAAAAGGTATGTTTGCGATGATGAACTACTACCTACCACTTAAAGGTATGGCATCTATGCACTGTTCTGCCAATGTGGGAGAAAAAGGAGATGTAGCATTATTCTTTGGTCTTTCTGGAACAGGTAAAACAACGCTTTCTGCAGACCCAAAAAGATATCTAATAGGTGATGATGAGCACGGTTGGGATAACAACGGAGTGTTCAACTACGAAGGTGGTTGCTATGCTAAAGTTATCGACCTTACAGAAGAAAAAGAGCCAGACATCTTTAGAGCTATTAAAAGAGATGCATTGCTAGAGAATGTTGTGGTAAATGAATACGGTGAGATAGATTACAAAGACGGTTCTATTACAGAAAATACTAGAGTTTCTTATCCTATCTACCATATCAATAAGATAGTACTTCCTTCTAAAGCAGGACACGCTAGTAAGATTATTTATCTATCTGCTGATGCCTTTGGAGTATTGCCTCCAGTATCTATACTTTCAGAAGACCAAGCGCAATATCACTTCTTGTGTGGATATACTTCTAAACTAGCAGGAACAGAGAGAGGTATTACAGAACCTACACCTTCGTTCTCGCCAGCGTTTGGGGAAGCATTCCTTACTTTACACCCAACAATGTATTCTAAAACATTGATTAGCAAAATGAAAGAACATGGTGCTAAGGCTTATTTAGTAAACACTGGGTGGAATGGTACAGGTAAGAGAATTTCATTAAAAGATACAAGAGCTATCATTGATGCTATTTTAGATGGTTCCATAGATAATGCACCTAAGAGCGTAGTTCCTGTAATGAATTTAGAAATTCCTACTTCGTTACCTAATGTTTCTGAAGGTATCCTAGACCCAAGAGATACTTACGCTACACCAGCAGAATGGGAAGAAAAAGCAAAATCTCTAGCAGCTAAGTATATTAAGAATTTTGAACAATATACAGATACCGAAGAAGGTAAGAGATTAGTAGCGGCAGGACCTCAGTTATAA